A stretch of the Neofelis nebulosa isolate mNeoNeb1 chromosome 1, mNeoNeb1.pri, whole genome shotgun sequence genome encodes the following:
- the SRP19 gene encoding signal recognition particle 19 kDa protein yields MACAAARSPADQDRFICIYPAYLNNKKTIAEGRRIPISKAVENPTATEIQDVCSAVGLNVFLEKNKMYSREWNRDVQYRGRVRVQLRQEDGSLCLVQFPSRKSVMLYAAEMIPKLKTRTQKTGGGDQSLQQGEGSKKGKGKKKK; encoded by the exons ATGGCTTGCGCTGCTGCACGGTCCCCGGCCGACCAGGACAG ATTCATTTGTATCTATCCCGCTTATTTAAATAACAAGAAGACCATCGCGGAGGGGAGGCGAATCCCCATAAGCAAG GCTGTTGAAAATCCTACAGCTACTGAGATTCAAGATGTGTGCTCAGCAGTTGGACTTAACGTATTCCTTGAG aaaaataaaatgtactctaGAGAATGGAATCGTGATGTTCAGTACAGGGGCCGAGTCCGGGTCCAGCTCAGACAGGAAGATGGCAGCCTCTGTCTCGTACAGTTTCCATCAC GTAAGTCAGTAATGTTGTATGCAGCGGAAATGATACCTAAACTAAAAACAAGGACACAAAAAACAGGAGGTGGTGACCAAAGTCTTCAGCAAGGAGAGGGAagtaaaaaagggaaaggaaaaaagaagaagtga